TGCCCGTCGCCACTGGATCGACTCACTGATGAACTATATCCAGTTTATCAACCGCAACCTGGTGATCCTGCTGAACCTCAAATACCGCGTCGCCAAGGCGGATTTTGGTATCGGGCATGCCCAACGCGATTATCCGACGGAGGTTTTTGAAATGCTGGAAAAGCTCCTGCGCGTTTGCACGATCGAGGATATCAGCCAAAAAAGCTCAGCGGCAATCCAACTCTACGAAGAACTCAAGCAAGAGCTGAAACTAAAGCTCAAATAGGATCAAGACGATGGTGGACAATCAATACCGCTGTGTCTGGACCGGCAACAATCCACTGATGATCGATTATCATGATACCGAATGGGGCGCTGCCCTTCACGATGATCGCAAACTCTTTGAATTCATGGTTTTGGATAGCTTTCAAGCCGGATTGAGCTGGTCGTGCATCCTCTCCAAACGCGAGAATTTCCGCCGCGCAATGGATAACTTTGAGCCTGCGCTCATTGCCGGATATGATGAAGAAAAGATACTCTCCCTGCTCTTGGATTCCGGCATCGTTCGCAACCGGATGAAAATCAACGCCGCTATCGGCAATGCCCGGCTCTTTCTTGATCTCCAAGCCCGCCATGGCAGTTTCGATGCGTTTATATGGCAATTTACCGATGGCAGGACGATTATCAACCATTGGCAGGATATTACCCAAATCCCAGTGAGTTCGCCACAGTCCGATGCCATGAGCCTTGATCTGAAACGCTTGGGTTTCCGCTTTGTCGGGACCACCATCTGCTATGCCTTCATGCAAGCCGCGGGAATGGTCAACGACCATCTGGAAAACTGTTTTCGCTACGGCGAAGTGCAACGCTGACACTTCCTTCAACCGGCATCGATAGATTTTGTTCTTGACGGATTTCCCCCCTTCAAATCTTATGCGACCTCATGTAATTATCTAAGGAGAAAAGATGTACGCCATCGTAGAAATTAGTGGATTTCAGTTCAGGGCTGAAAAAAACGCGGTACTGCGCGTTCCCTTGCTGAATACGGCGACGCCGGGTCAAACCCTCGAGTTTGACCGTGTCCTCATGCTCCGAACCGAAGAGGACATCAAGATCGGCCAACCCGTAGTCGAAGGCGCCGCAGTTATCGCAGAAGTGATCGAACACGGTAAAGGTAAAAAAGTGATTATCTTTCACACCAAACGCAGAAAAGGCTACCGCGTGAAAAAAGGTTACCGTGAACAATATACCAATATCAAAGTTACCGATATTCGGGCTTAACCAAGAGGTGAATCATGGCACATAAAAAAGGTGTTGGAAGCAGTCGCAACGGACGGGATAGCAATCCCAAATACAGAGGCGTGAAGAAATATGGCAGCGAAGTAGTCATTGCCGGAAACATCATCGTGCGTCAAAAAGGTACCAAATTCCATCCCGGCGCCAACGTCGGCATCGGCAGAGATTTCACTCTCTTCAGCCTAATCGACGGCACCGTCAAGTTTACCACCAAGAAAGAAGGCAAGAAGTTCGTCTCCGTAATCCCCATGGAAACGGTCGAATAAGCTTTTTATTTCTCGACAATAATAAAGCGGCTTTCCTAATAGTGGGGAAGCCGCTTTTTCTATGCCGGCAAATCAGACACAAATCCCCGGCAACAAACCGGGGATCGTGTATCTGATTATGTGATAGTTGATTAGTTCAGTTTATAGGTTTTATCGCCCTTTTCAAAGAAGGCAATGATCTGC
The genomic region above belongs to Candidatus Cloacimonadaceae bacterium and contains:
- a CDS encoding DNA-3-methyladenine glycosylase I, which translates into the protein MVDNQYRCVWTGNNPLMIDYHDTEWGAALHDDRKLFEFMVLDSFQAGLSWSCILSKRENFRRAMDNFEPALIAGYDEEKILSLLLDSGIVRNRMKINAAIGNARLFLDLQARHGSFDAFIWQFTDGRTIINHWQDITQIPVSSPQSDAMSLDLKRLGFRFVGTTICYAFMQAAGMVNDHLENCFRYGEVQR
- the rplU gene encoding 50S ribosomal protein L21; translated protein: MYAIVEISGFQFRAEKNAVLRVPLLNTATPGQTLEFDRVLMLRTEEDIKIGQPVVEGAAVIAEVIEHGKGKKVIIFHTKRRKGYRVKKGYREQYTNIKVTDIRA
- the rpmA gene encoding 50S ribosomal protein L27, which encodes MAHKKGVGSSRNGRDSNPKYRGVKKYGSEVVIAGNIIVRQKGTKFHPGANVGIGRDFTLFSLIDGTVKFTTKKEGKKFVSVIPMETVE